In one window of Pseudodesulfovibrio sediminis DNA:
- a CDS encoding DUF362 domain-containing protein codes for MSMLYGTMNRRRCVQTILMLGAGLLSGVGMPTPTMAQQQSRVVIVKTENRKVGIKRAMAEFDLAGFKGMPVAIKANYNSADPFPASTHPDTLKAMTQGLKAAGAGPMTLVERSGMGDTAQVLETMQAMDVAKEVGFNVVIMDDLRKEDFIRYSPPGSHWKNGFLLERHFVEAIRVVQTCCLKTHQYGGHFTLSLKNAVGAIAKIDPETGYNYMNELHNSPMQRTLVAEISKVYRNDLIIMDGLEAFVDGGPHKGTKVKPGVIIVSTDPVAVDAVGVAILRMYGTTPEVSRGSVFDQEQIKRAAELGIGARRASDIQLVPIGSDAQEFADRVQAELN; via the coding sequence ATGAGCATGCTTTACGGAACAATGAACAGGCGGCGGTGTGTACAGACCATCCTCATGCTGGGAGCCGGTTTACTCTCAGGGGTGGGCATGCCCACGCCAACCATGGCACAGCAACAGTCCCGGGTTGTCATCGTCAAGACGGAAAACCGGAAAGTGGGCATCAAACGCGCCATGGCAGAATTCGACCTGGCGGGGTTCAAGGGCATGCCCGTGGCCATCAAGGCCAACTACAACAGCGCGGACCCGTTTCCGGCGTCCACGCACCCGGACACCCTCAAGGCCATGACCCAGGGGCTCAAGGCTGCCGGAGCCGGCCCCATGACGCTCGTCGAACGCAGCGGTATGGGCGACACGGCGCAGGTGCTGGAAACAATGCAGGCCATGGACGTGGCCAAGGAGGTCGGGTTCAACGTCGTCATCATGGACGATCTCCGAAAAGAGGATTTCATCCGCTACTCCCCGCCCGGCTCGCACTGGAAAAACGGATTTCTGCTTGAACGGCATTTCGTGGAGGCCATCCGCGTGGTCCAGACCTGCTGCCTCAAGACCCACCAGTATGGCGGGCATTTCACGCTTTCCCTCAAGAATGCGGTCGGCGCCATCGCCAAGATCGACCCGGAAACCGGCTACAACTATATGAATGAGCTGCACAACTCCCCCATGCAGCGCACCCTCGTCGCAGAAATAAGCAAAGTGTATCGAAACGACCTCATCATCATGGACGGGCTGGAGGCGTTCGTCGATGGCGGGCCGCACAAGGGCACCAAAGTCAAGCCAGGCGTGATCATTGTCAGCACCGACCCTGTTGCCGTGGACGCGGTGGGCGTCGCCATACTCAGGATGTACGGCACCACGCCAGAGGTCTCCAGAGGCAGCGTCTTTGATCAGGAGCAGATCAAGCGCGCCGCAGAGCTGGGCATTGGCGCACGGCGGGCCAGCGACATCCAGCTCGTGCCCATAGGGAGTGATGCGCAGGAATTCGCTGACAGAGTGCAGGCCGAACTGAACTAG
- a CDS encoding glutamine amidotransferase, whose amino-acid sequence MKKFLIIKTGGALEPVPGKEGDFEHWTAEGMGLELDDCLCVDVQKDEPLPSPDDILGAVITGSHEMVTDDTPWIHTTAAWVRETLTAGTPMLGICFGHQLMADALGGKAGYHPKGLEIGTVPVTLTEDGAADPLLGGLAPGFSAHVTHSQTALKLPHEAVLLATSAHDAHQSFRVGPHAWGVQFHPEFDAAALLDEVDQLSETITEKGGDAAAVRASIYETPESTSLLVKFVEYCRNR is encoded by the coding sequence ATGAAAAAATTTCTGATCATCAAGACAGGCGGCGCATTGGAGCCTGTGCCAGGGAAAGAGGGTGATTTCGAGCACTGGACTGCTGAAGGCATGGGCCTCGAACTTGATGATTGTCTGTGCGTGGACGTGCAAAAGGATGAACCTTTGCCCTCCCCCGACGATATCCTCGGCGCGGTCATCACAGGCTCCCACGAAATGGTCACGGATGACACCCCATGGATTCACACCACCGCCGCGTGGGTACGCGAAACCCTGACCGCAGGCACCCCTATGCTGGGGATATGTTTCGGCCACCAGCTCATGGCCGATGCGCTTGGAGGCAAGGCAGGGTACCACCCCAAGGGGTTGGAAATCGGCACAGTGCCTGTCACCCTGACGGAAGATGGCGCGGCCGACCCGCTGCTGGGCGGACTCGCTCCCGGTTTTTCGGCTCATGTCACTCACTCCCAGACCGCGCTGAAGTTACCGCATGAGGCCGTTCTGCTCGCGACCAGCGCACACGATGCCCACCAATCCTTCAGGGTCGGTCCCCACGCCTGGGGTGTGCAGTTTCACCCGGAATTTGATGCCGCGGCCTTGCTTGATGAGGTGGATCAACTCAGCGAAACAATCACCGAAAAAGGCGGGGATGCGGCTGCCGTACGCGCATCCATTTACGAGACACCGGAGTCAACGTCATTGCTGGTGAAATTCGTGGAGTATTGCCGGAACCGGTGA
- a CDS encoding adenylate/guanylate cyclase domain-containing protein, translating into MHKDLRAKLTICIPTALALTLVLGLSAFAVYRSSVNHALSLAKSRDLNTVHSVTELMQYEFEDMIADIRLLAQMQESQQVFTSSLTANLAKNLLYFSLDKKSYDIIHYLNSTGMEIFRIDYHGGTPKVVDKHKLENKSTYTYFKHSQKLHVGEVYISPLMLDTESSRSTSRPKPIIHLAAPLFAEDGGRYGVIMLNFFGNHLRRIMKTDGRETNPMLLNDEGYWLRSDKTEDEWGFMHAGREEITFRSRFPAEWERIKPVGKGQFHTANGLFTYATFDPGELIADLAGIKVRSDAGRWTILTHVPETILMAEPNDYFIKILTVTIPLGCILMLSAYFICQFRQKSKKAQLDIIEQHASYARFVPREFLHLLGKGRYRDVTLDNHATREMTVLFSDIRSYTKLSESMTHLEVIQFLNKYFVTVNTPITKNKGFIDSFHGDALMALFEDNATEGAVKAAIGMQHCINELNKERFAQGEQPVAAGIGLHHGELTLGALGTDKRMQATVIGDVVNLSARIESLTKSFGVKIVISDSVYDKLTTPETFNLREIDTVRVKGKQVPVVLYEVFDTDPEELIVQKKAILPLFSQGLTLYKQGGFEKAAEIFSQCMQACPEDTISPIFFTRCKTMARIPPGDGWTGISTI; encoded by the coding sequence ATGCACAAGGATCTCAGGGCAAAACTGACCATCTGCATACCGACCGCGCTTGCGCTGACGCTCGTTCTCGGACTCAGCGCCTTTGCTGTCTATCGCTCCAGCGTGAACCATGCCCTCTCCCTGGCAAAGAGTCGGGATTTGAATACCGTGCATTCCGTGACGGAGTTGATGCAGTATGAGTTCGAGGACATGATCGCCGACATACGGCTCCTCGCACAAATGCAGGAATCCCAGCAGGTGTTCACCAGCAGCCTGACAGCTAACCTCGCAAAGAATCTGCTCTACTTTTCCCTGGACAAAAAATCCTATGACATCATCCACTATCTGAACTCCACCGGCATGGAAATCTTCCGAATCGACTATCATGGAGGCACACCCAAAGTGGTGGACAAACATAAATTGGAAAACAAGAGCACCTACACCTACTTCAAGCACTCTCAAAAACTCCATGTGGGGGAGGTGTATATCTCTCCGCTTATGCTTGATACGGAATCATCCCGAAGCACATCCCGGCCAAAACCCATCATCCACCTGGCGGCACCGCTTTTCGCGGAAGACGGCGGTCGCTACGGCGTGATCATGCTCAACTTTTTTGGAAACCACCTGCGCCGCATCATGAAAACAGACGGGCGTGAAACAAACCCCATGCTGCTCAATGACGAAGGCTACTGGCTGCGGTCAGACAAAACCGAAGACGAATGGGGCTTCATGCATGCGGGGAGGGAAGAGATAACCTTCCGATCGCGTTTCCCTGCTGAATGGGAACGCATCAAGCCCGTGGGGAAAGGACAATTCCATACCGCAAACGGCCTGTTCACCTATGCCACCTTTGATCCGGGAGAGCTTATTGCCGACCTGGCGGGAATCAAGGTGCGCAGTGATGCCGGACGATGGACCATCTTGACGCATGTCCCTGAAACCATCCTCATGGCGGAACCGAATGACTATTTCATCAAGATATTAACGGTAACCATTCCGCTTGGATGCATCCTCATGCTCAGCGCCTATTTCATCTGCCAGTTTCGTCAGAAATCCAAAAAAGCGCAGCTTGACATCATTGAACAGCACGCTTCATATGCTCGCTTTGTTCCCAGGGAGTTCCTCCACCTTCTCGGCAAAGGACGATACAGGGACGTCACACTGGACAACCATGCCACCAGGGAGATGACGGTCCTCTTCAGCGACATCCGCTCCTACACGAAACTTTCTGAGAGCATGACGCATCTGGAAGTCATCCAGTTCCTCAACAAATACTTTGTCACGGTGAACACGCCCATCACCAAAAACAAGGGCTTTATCGACAGTTTTCACGGCGACGCCCTGATGGCTCTCTTTGAAGACAACGCGACAGAAGGCGCTGTAAAAGCTGCCATCGGCATGCAGCACTGCATAAACGAACTCAACAAGGAGCGGTTCGCGCAGGGTGAGCAGCCTGTGGCAGCGGGTATTGGTCTTCATCATGGAGAGCTGACTCTGGGGGCGCTCGGGACCGACAAACGCATGCAGGCCACGGTCATCGGTGACGTTGTCAACCTGTCTGCCCGCATCGAATCCCTGACCAAAAGCTTTGGCGTCAAAATCGTCATCTCCGACAGTGTCTATGACAAACTCACCACGCCAGAGACCTTCAACCTCCGCGAGATCGACACGGTCCGCGTCAAAGGGAAGCAGGTCCCGGTCGTGCTTTACGAAGTATTCGATACCGACCCCGAGGAACTCATCGTTCAAAAAAAGGCGATCCTCCCGCTTTTCTCGCAGGGATTGACGCTCTACAAACAGGGCGGTTTCGAAAAAGCGGCAGAGATCTTCAGTCAATGTATGCAAGCATGCCCAGAAGACACCATCAGCCCCATCTTTTTCACACGTTGCAAAACCATGGCTCGTATACCACCCGGAGACGGATGGACCGGCATAAGCACTATCTAA
- a CDS encoding 3D domain-containing protein produces the protein MLKQFFLPLAVAGLVILLGMAMSQPNRLFWHSLEVTVTAYNSTRAQTDSTPNRAAWNNRLKPGMKVIAVSRDLISEGLTNQTEVYIEGFDEPYVVMDKMNSRFKRRIDIYFGKDVQAAREFGEQKAVIYWR, from the coding sequence ATGCTGAAACAATTTTTTCTTCCCCTGGCCGTGGCCGGACTGGTCATCCTCCTGGGCATGGCGATGAGCCAGCCCAACCGACTATTCTGGCATAGCCTGGAAGTGACGGTCACAGCCTACAATTCCACCCGAGCCCAGACCGATTCCACCCCGAACCGGGCGGCCTGGAACAACCGTCTCAAGCCCGGCATGAAAGTCATAGCGGTCTCCCGCGACCTCATCTCCGAGGGCCTGACCAACCAGACCGAAGTCTACATTGAAGGATTCGACGAACCCTATGTAGTGATGGACAAGATGAATAGCCGGTTTAAACGCCGCATCGACATCTATTTCGGCAAAGACGTGCAGGCGGCCCGCGAATTCGGAGAGCAGAAGGCTGTTATTTATTGGAGATAG
- a CDS encoding bacteriohemerythrin, translated as MAFIDFTQKNMINIPEIDDQHRNLFAILNKMHAATSEGMEQSAIVEIFNDLIRYTVEHFETEEIQMKQYDYPKYAAHKKEHDDLTNQAIELQKLFYDGSATVTFELLDFLHQWLNDHTMGTDTEMGEFLCEQQ; from the coding sequence ATGGCATTTATCGATTTTACGCAAAAGAACATGATCAACATTCCTGAGATTGATGACCAGCATCGCAATTTGTTCGCGATCCTCAACAAAATGCACGCCGCCACCAGCGAAGGGATGGAACAGTCCGCCATCGTGGAAATTTTCAACGACCTCATCAGGTACACCGTGGAGCATTTCGAAACCGAAGAAATCCAGATGAAACAATACGACTATCCGAAATATGCCGCCCACAAAAAGGAGCACGACGATCTCACCAACCAGGCGATTGAACTCCAGAAACTGTTTTACGACGGCAGTGCGACCGTCACCTTCGAGCTGCTCGATTTTCTGCACCAATGGTTGAATGATCACACCATGGGGACAGATACGGAGATGGGCGAATTCCTCTGTGAACAACAATGA
- a CDS encoding vitamin B12-dependent ribonucleotide reductase has translation MPKLKMPANLPDPIINENAKIVLNRRYQRKDTEGVVYETTKELFWRVASAIAEEESKYKKSSIKTADLAREFYDLMTSYNFLPNSPTLMNAGTDIGQLAACFVLPVEDDIEGIFDAVKHAAMIHKSGGGTGFSFSRLRAKDSVVGSTGGVASGPLSFLKIFNCATEQIKQGGTRRGANMGILRVDHPDIMDFIKAKERDGELNNFNLSIGLTESFMQAVEKKADFDLIAPNTGEPVGSLNARDVFNILVQKAWESGDPGIVFLDRINRDNPTPQLGEMESTNPCGEQPLLPYEACNLGSINLGKCFAKGTNGKDSEINWDELKRIIHLAVRFLDNVIDASQYPLPQITETVEMNRKIGLGVMGWADLLYQLKIPYNSQTAVDMGERVMKFVQDEARSASKTLAAERGHFPTYVESIFGEANLGPYRNATTTTIAPTGTLSIIAGCSSGVEPLFALSFVRNVMDNDKLVETNPFFEDAVKEADAYSGSLMEEIAKVGTIKKMKHLPEELRSVFVTSMDVEPIWHLKMQAAFQKHTDNAVSKTVNLPANATKEDIWDIYWKAYEYGCKGVTVYRDGSKTSQVLCTGDGDKKKDAANAAATSVVKNRPDVIYGFTQKISTGLGMLFLTVNEMDGKPFEVFATIGKSGGSITAKAEAIGRLVSLALRSGVEVREIVEQLKGIGGENPKFMKKHLVKSIPDAIAHVFESRYLSGDRVDAAVASLNKELCPDCGEPLVFEEGCHMCKSCAYTKCGG, from the coding sequence ATGCCCAAACTCAAAATGCCCGCCAACCTTCCCGACCCGATCATCAATGAAAACGCCAAGATAGTTTTGAACAGGCGGTATCAGAGAAAGGACACTGAAGGGGTTGTGTACGAGACAACCAAAGAACTGTTCTGGAGGGTCGCGTCCGCAATTGCCGAAGAAGAATCGAAATACAAAAAGTCTTCCATCAAGACCGCCGATCTCGCCCGCGAATTTTATGACCTGATGACCTCATACAATTTCCTGCCCAACTCCCCGACATTGATGAACGCCGGTACTGACATCGGCCAGTTGGCAGCCTGTTTCGTCCTGCCCGTGGAAGACGACATAGAGGGTATCTTCGACGCCGTGAAGCACGCGGCCATGATCCACAAATCCGGCGGCGGCACCGGGTTCTCGTTCTCCCGCCTGCGCGCCAAGGATTCCGTGGTCGGTTCCACCGGCGGCGTGGCATCCGGTCCCCTTTCCTTCCTCAAGATTTTCAACTGCGCCACCGAGCAGATCAAGCAGGGCGGCACCCGACGCGGCGCCAACATGGGCATCCTGCGCGTCGATCATCCGGACATCATGGACTTCATCAAGGCCAAAGAACGCGACGGCGAGTTGAACAACTTCAACCTGTCCATCGGCCTGACCGAATCCTTCATGCAGGCCGTGGAAAAGAAAGCGGACTTTGACCTCATCGCCCCCAATACCGGCGAACCGGTCGGCTCCCTCAACGCTCGCGACGTCTTCAACATCCTGGTCCAGAAGGCCTGGGAATCCGGCGATCCGGGCATCGTGTTTCTGGACCGCATCAACCGCGACAATCCCACGCCGCAGCTCGGCGAGATGGAATCCACCAACCCCTGCGGCGAGCAGCCTCTGCTGCCCTACGAAGCCTGCAACCTCGGCTCCATCAACCTCGGCAAATGCTTTGCCAAGGGCACAAACGGCAAGGACTCGGAGATCAACTGGGACGAACTCAAGCGCATCATCCACCTGGCTGTCCGCTTCCTGGACAACGTCATCGACGCCTCCCAGTACCCCCTGCCGCAGATCACCGAAACCGTTGAAATGAACCGCAAGATCGGTCTCGGCGTCATGGGCTGGGCAGACCTGCTCTATCAGCTTAAAATACCCTACAACTCCCAGACCGCCGTGGACATGGGCGAACGTGTCATGAAGTTCGTGCAAGACGAGGCCCGCTCCGCATCCAAGACCCTGGCAGCCGAACGCGGCCACTTCCCGACCTATGTCGAATCCATCTTCGGCGAGGCGAACCTCGGCCCCTATCGCAACGCCACCACCACGACCATCGCGCCCACCGGCACCCTGTCCATCATCGCGGGCTGCTCCTCCGGCGTTGAACCGCTTTTCGCGCTCTCCTTTGTGCGCAACGTCATGGACAACGACAAGCTTGTGGAGACCAACCCGTTCTTCGAGGACGCCGTCAAGGAAGCAGACGCCTACTCCGGCAGCCTCATGGAAGAGATCGCCAAGGTCGGCACCATCAAGAAGATGAAGCACCTGCCCGAGGAGCTGCGCTCCGTGTTCGTGACCTCCATGGATGTCGAACCCATCTGGCATCTCAAGATGCAGGCCGCCTTCCAGAAGCACACGGACAACGCCGTGTCCAAGACCGTCAACCTGCCGGCCAACGCCACCAAGGAAGACATCTGGGACATCTACTGGAAAGCCTACGAATATGGCTGCAAGGGCGTCACGGTCTATCGCGACGGCTCCAAGACCTCCCAGGTCCTCTGCACCGGCGACGGCGACAAGAAGAAAGACGCAGCCAACGCTGCCGCCACTTCCGTGGTCAAGAATCGTCCGGACGTCATCTACGGGTTCACCCAGAAGATTTCCACCGGTCTCGGCATGCTATTCCTGACCGTCAACGAGATGGACGGCAAGCCCTTTGAAGTGTTCGCCACCATCGGCAAATCCGGCGGATCCATCACCGCAAAGGCCGAAGCCATCGGCCGCCTCGTGTCCCTGGCCCTGCGCTCCGGCGTGGAAGTCCGCGAGATCGTGGAACAGCTCAAGGGCATCGGCGGCGAGAATCCCAAATTCATGAAAAAGCACCTGGTCAAATCCATCCCGGATGCCATCGCCCATGTCTTCGAGTCCCGCTACCTGAGCGGCGACCGCGTGGACGCGGCCGTTGCCTCGCTCAACAAGGAACTCTGCCCCGACTGCGGCGAGCCGCTCGTCTTCGAGGAAGGCTGCCACATGTGCAAGTCCTGCGCGTACACCAAGTGCGGCGGCTAA
- a CDS encoding M48 family metalloprotease produces the protein MERLHIIRKWSRREFIKAGGMAGLAVALGGCAKNPVTGQSQFMLVSEEEEIQMDKKASPQQLSNDYGRTQDAALNTYVAGIGKRLSDTSHRPQMPYSFNPVNANYVNAYAFPGGTVACTRGIMLQIDNEAELAALLGHEIGHVNARHTASRMSSQTVIGTLAGIGGAVVGAKYGGGWGALAGGIGGLGAGLLLASYSRDDERQADGLGLEYMTNAKYNPDGMVGLMEMLNTQHEREPSALEVMFATHPMSSERLTNARKAIKERYIGAKEYKVYHERYMDNTAELRKLGPAIEDMQEAEKFGSKKKYAEAEEKMGQALQKAPHDYTALLLMSKVLIAQEKYDQALPYAMEAKRVYPEEAQANQVSGVLLVNAKKFTQAYDSFEAYGKAMPGNPYGLFFQGYSLEGMGKRDEAARKYYQFLQKVRSGNQAKHAYRRLVEWGYIKSEFRPSTEEFKVLA, from the coding sequence ATGGAACGTTTGCATATAATCAGGAAATGGAGCCGCCGCGAATTCATCAAGGCGGGCGGCATGGCCGGGCTGGCCGTGGCTCTGGGTGGCTGCGCCAAAAACCCGGTCACAGGGCAGAGCCAGTTCATGCTGGTCAGCGAGGAAGAGGAAATCCAGATGGACAAGAAAGCCTCGCCGCAACAATTGTCCAATGACTATGGACGGACGCAGGATGCCGCATTGAACACGTATGTGGCAGGCATCGGCAAGAGGTTGTCCGACACCTCGCACCGGCCGCAGATGCCGTATTCCTTCAATCCGGTCAACGCCAACTATGTCAATGCCTACGCCTTTCCCGGCGGGACTGTCGCCTGCACGCGCGGCATCATGCTTCAGATCGACAACGAAGCTGAACTGGCCGCTTTGCTCGGGCACGAAATCGGGCACGTCAACGCCCGTCACACGGCATCGCGCATGAGTTCGCAGACGGTCATCGGTACTCTGGCCGGTATCGGCGGAGCCGTGGTCGGCGCAAAATACGGCGGCGGTTGGGGCGCATTGGCCGGTGGAATCGGTGGTCTGGGCGCCGGTCTGCTTCTGGCTTCCTACAGCCGCGATGACGAACGGCAGGCCGACGGCCTCGGTCTGGAATACATGACCAATGCCAAATACAATCCGGACGGCATGGTCGGCCTCATGGAGATGCTCAACACTCAGCATGAGCGTGAACCGAGCGCGCTGGAGGTCATGTTCGCCACCCACCCCATGAGTTCGGAGCGACTGACAAATGCCCGCAAGGCCATCAAGGAACGGTACATCGGCGCCAAGGAATACAAAGTCTATCACGAACGGTACATGGACAACACGGCAGAGCTGCGCAAGCTCGGTCCGGCCATTGAGGACATGCAGGAGGCGGAAAAATTCGGCAGCAAGAAGAAATATGCGGAAGCCGAGGAGAAAATGGGGCAGGCCCTGCAAAAGGCTCCGCATGATTATACTGCGCTTCTGCTTATGTCCAAGGTGCTGATAGCGCAGGAAAAGTATGACCAGGCCCTGCCGTATGCCATGGAGGCCAAGCGGGTCTACCCTGAAGAGGCCCAGGCCAATCAGGTCAGTGGTGTCCTTCTGGTCAATGCCAAGAAATTTACTCAGGCCTATGACAGCTTCGAAGCCTATGGCAAGGCAATGCCCGGTAATCCGTATGGCCTCTTCTTTCAGGGATATTCGCTGGAAGGCATGGGCAAGCGCGACGAGGCCGCCAGGAAGTACTATCAGTTCCTGCAAAAGGTGCGGTCCGGCAACCAGGCCAAGCACGCCTACAGGCGACTGGTGGAGTGGGGCTATATCAAGAGCGAGTTCAGGCCGAGCACTGAAGAGTTCAAGGTGTTGGCCTAG
- a CDS encoding substrate-binding periplasmic protein, with translation MTQVSFMSFQSSRGGRTGNFRKWKGLPLSLLALALLLCMGAPCAAQKTYRISYSPEAEIHVLAQQRIKDVYERAGLAVEFVPMPHKRSIHSVVDGTVDGEAGRIAGLENKYPSLHRVKVKLIDLIGAAYVMEDSPLTRYSEELLDTVRVGAIFGVQWSKNELDGHSAEIVGDYYQLFGMLVEKRVDMVLGNTLSIEAVLRKEENRRHHLRKLKPLVFCEPLYHYVNEKNAHLVPLLEKALRELWEEDRWGERFCVQDKTDSAPKN, from the coding sequence ATGACACAAGTATCTTTCATGTCATTTCAGTCGTCCCGAGGTGGACGGACAGGCAACTTCAGAAAATGGAAAGGCTTACCCCTTTCTCTTCTGGCGTTGGCACTGCTGTTGTGCATGGGAGCACCCTGCGCCGCCCAAAAGACATACCGTATCAGCTATTCTCCAGAGGCCGAAATTCATGTCCTTGCCCAGCAGAGGATCAAGGACGTATATGAGCGGGCCGGACTGGCCGTGGAGTTCGTTCCCATGCCCCACAAACGGTCCATCCACTCCGTTGTCGATGGCACCGTGGACGGTGAAGCCGGACGCATTGCGGGCCTGGAAAACAAATACCCCAGTCTCCACCGTGTTAAGGTCAAGCTGATTGACCTGATCGGAGCGGCCTATGTGATGGAAGACTCCCCCCTCACGCGTTACAGCGAGGAATTGCTGGATACCGTCCGGGTAGGCGCGATCTTTGGGGTGCAGTGGTCAAAAAATGAATTGGACGGACATAGTGCTGAAATAGTTGGTGATTACTATCAGCTCTTCGGCATGTTGGTTGAAAAGCGAGTGGACATGGTGCTGGGAAACACGCTCAGCATTGAGGCTGTACTCCGGAAAGAGGAAAACCGGAGACACCACCTTCGCAAACTGAAACCACTGGTTTTCTGTGAGCCTCTCTATCACTATGTGAACGAGAAAAACGCGCACCTTGTTCCGCTGTTGGAAAAGGCCCTGCGGGAATTATGGGAAGAGGACCGTTGGGGCGAAAGATTCTGCGTCCAGGACAAGACCGACTCCGCACCGAAAAACTGA